From the genome of Gilliamella sp. wkB7, one region includes:
- a CDS encoding extracellular solute-binding protein, translating to MTVNAQETQPEQSPTAIEIKTDTDLSNQPLINDEANFVGPVQITEKIYHKTIFSLLGEPKYPENFDHLDYVNPKAPKGGTIKLAEIGTFDNFNRYASRGAPEKNSGSLYDTLFTNLADDITSFYPLIATSVTYSDNYRWAEVAINPDARFQDGKPITAHDVEFTFQKFMTEGVPQYRVYNQGITVKALDDYHVRIDLPETDREKLLSFIGNMPVIPKHFWQNHNFAEPIATPPVGSGPYYISNYKMGHYVVYRRNPNYWASDLPVNKGMNNFDEKRIEYYMDSSISLEAFKAGEYDLRGEGQPKNWFTQYQGQYFDSNNIIKQEKPIQTAVDTKWLAFNFQKDLFNDVKVREAITLAFDFQWLNHAFYYDSYKRPYSFFENTIYAAIGTPSEQELKWLNQYKDIIPERAFDNAFYIPKSDGLGFNRDNLLKATNLLQQAGWIIKEGKLVNAKTNQPFEFELVTYLGDDIKYAIPFQQNLARLGITMKIVSLDYAQFTRRLRERDYDMMPRTYGAENYPSSDLMILWGSEYLNSSWNASGLHNPAIDGIIAEITKNLDNQAQLIPLGRALDRILTQEYPMIPMWYNSNTYYAYWNKFGQPAVQPAYAIGVDSWWYDADKAASLTKNRKH from the coding sequence ATGACGGTTAATGCTCAAGAAACTCAGCCAGAACAATCACCAACGGCAATAGAGATTAAAACTGATACAGATTTATCAAATCAACCATTAATAAATGATGAAGCTAATTTTGTTGGCCCTGTTCAAATTACTGAAAAAATCTATCATAAAACTATTTTTTCTTTATTAGGTGAGCCTAAATATCCTGAAAATTTTGATCATCTTGATTATGTAAATCCAAAAGCACCAAAAGGTGGAACAATTAAACTCGCCGAAATAGGCACTTTTGATAATTTTAATCGTTATGCAAGTCGAGGTGCGCCAGAAAAAAACTCAGGGTCATTATACGATACCCTTTTTACTAATTTAGCGGATGATATTACCAGTTTTTATCCACTAATTGCGACATCCGTTACTTATTCTGACAATTATCGTTGGGCGGAAGTTGCCATTAATCCCGATGCTCGTTTTCAAGATGGCAAACCGATTACGGCACATGATGTTGAATTTACCTTTCAAAAATTTATGACTGAAGGCGTACCACAATATCGTGTATATAATCAGGGTATTACGGTTAAAGCGCTGGATGATTACCATGTGCGCATCGACTTACCAGAAACGGATAGGGAAAAGTTATTATCTTTTATTGGTAATATGCCTGTTATACCTAAACATTTTTGGCAAAATCATAATTTTGCAGAGCCAATTGCTACACCTCCTGTGGGCAGCGGACCTTATTATATCAGTAATTATAAAATGGGACATTATGTGGTTTATCGACGCAATCCTAACTATTGGGCAAGCGATTTACCCGTTAATAAAGGGATGAATAATTTCGATGAAAAACGCATTGAATACTATATGGATAGTAGTATTTCGCTAGAAGCTTTTAAAGCGGGTGAATATGATCTTCGTGGTGAGGGACAGCCTAAAAACTGGTTTACCCAATATCAAGGCCAATATTTTGATTCAAATAATATTATCAAACAGGAAAAACCGATTCAAACGGCTGTAGATACCAAATGGTTAGCGTTTAATTTTCAAAAAGATTTGTTTAATGATGTTAAAGTTCGTGAGGCAATTACTTTAGCGTTTGATTTTCAATGGTTAAATCATGCATTTTATTATGATAGTTACAAAAGACCTTACAGTTTTTTTGAAAACACTATTTATGCGGCGATAGGTACGCCAAGTGAACAAGAGTTAAAATGGCTTAATCAATATAAAGATATTATTCCTGAACGGGCGTTTGATAATGCTTTTTACATTCCTAAAAGTGATGGCCTTGGATTTAATCGTGATAATTTATTAAAAGCGACTAACTTACTTCAACAAGCTGGATGGATTATTAAAGAAGGTAAACTCGTTAATGCTAAAACCAATCAACCTTTTGAATTTGAACTTGTTACATATCTTGGGGATGATATTAAATATGCGATACCTTTTCAGCAAAACTTAGCTCGTTTAGGTATCACCATGAAAATCGTGTCACTTGATTATGCTCAGTTTACACGTCGTTTGCGTGAGCGTGATTATGATATGATGCCACGTACTTATGGCGCTGAAAATTATCCTTCATCAGACTTAATGATCCTTTGGGGAAGTGAATATCTTAATTCATCATGGAATGCATCAGGATTACATAATCCAGCAATTGATGGAATTATCGCTGAAATTACTAAAAATTTAGATAATCAAGCTCAGCTCATTCCTCTTGGGCGCGCTCTTGATCGCATCTTAACTCAAGAATATCCTATGATTCCAATGTGGTATAACAGCAATACTTACTATGCATATTGGAACAAATTTGGGCAGCCAGCTGTTCAACCCGCTTATGCTATTGGCGTAGATAGTTGGTGGTATGATGCAGATAAAGCAGCTAGCCTGACTAAAAATCGGAAACATTAA
- the cas3 gene encoding CRISPR-associated helicase Cas3', with product MAESFYQYWGKCRQNANNSSYHLLAYHNLDVAACGYQIVKHNYFNSFELFQKIGFLSKDKEQAALWFAYFLAWHDIGKFANGFQKLFRHNNPQLVAPDPSKEYLSRHDSLGWWLWHESLSLNPEIQLAQYNQRIMNLYDIWLLIMTGHHGKPPELLKDIKGNSSFNQQDKKNASDYIQAINQFFIKDNKLQHYPQFFFDKTHQEKLNQISWLIAGLTVISDWLGSNEQLFSFNWQVMPLSEYWQNHAIIQAENAIATLPKLSSVAQFKNVKSLFPFIEKPTPLQEYALSCQLSDKNPELFIMEDVTGAGKTEASMILANRLMSAQKAQGIYIGLPTMATANAIYQRTANVYEKLYQAGSHPSLVLAHGASYMNSNFTQSILKKDHISQQKYSKGEQSVSAECNEWFVDTRKKALLAEVGVGTLDQVLMAVMPFKHQSLRLLGLQHKLLILDEVHAYDSYMVKLLEALLHYHATQGGSAIILTATLPIFLREKLLNAFNNGLINKQQTLSLNQSLPFPLITRLNYHGLTEQPIDTREEVKRQVEIAWIADIETGISKIEQSIKQGKIICWIKNSVIDAIDLYQQLQLTLNIDTDHILLFHSRFAFCDRLQIEEKALTWAGKSSNSEIRQAKVIIATQVIEQSLDLDFDEMISDIAPIDLLIQRAGRLQRHVRDKNGNIKPYNKENQPKDERAPPVLTVFAPPWHDEPQKDWLDNPAFRNTSYVYPNHAYLWFTQKILLKQTYIKMPQEARLLIDSVYTEHIELPSGLSEVYYKEKGKSLSQSSIAKQSVLNINNGYRRDIYSYWDKNVELSTRLSKDNIDLYLAYNEEEEIIPYSVNNEYAWEQSRVSISLSKWQRIKNTIPQLDPISLEKIRQQLHRPQAIIVLLEKGKSSSFYSKLLGFYAN from the coding sequence ATGGCGGAATCTTTTTATCAATATTGGGGGAAATGTAGACAAAATGCCAATAATTCTTCCTATCATTTGCTTGCTTATCACAATTTGGATGTAGCGGCATGTGGTTATCAGATAGTCAAACACAATTATTTCAATTCTTTTGAATTATTTCAAAAAATAGGCTTTTTATCAAAAGACAAAGAACAAGCTGCACTTTGGTTTGCCTATTTTTTAGCTTGGCATGATATTGGTAAATTTGCTAATGGATTTCAAAAACTATTTAGGCACAATAACCCTCAACTTGTTGCACCTGATCCCTCAAAAGAATATTTATCAAGACATGATTCACTGGGTTGGTGGTTATGGCATGAATCATTATCGCTCAATCCAGAAATTCAACTAGCCCAATATAATCAAAGAATTATGAATTTATATGATATTTGGTTATTAATTATGACTGGGCATCATGGAAAGCCTCCTGAACTACTAAAAGATATAAAAGGTAATTCATCATTTAATCAACAAGACAAAAAAAATGCATCCGATTATATTCAAGCAATTAATCAATTTTTTATTAAAGATAATAAATTACAACATTATCCGCAATTTTTTTTCGATAAAACACATCAAGAAAAACTGAACCAAATAAGTTGGTTGATTGCTGGATTAACCGTTATCAGCGATTGGTTAGGATCAAATGAGCAGTTATTCTCATTTAATTGGCAAGTTATGCCATTATCGGAATATTGGCAAAATCATGCAATCATTCAAGCTGAAAATGCCATAGCAACTCTACCCAAATTATCTTCTGTTGCTCAGTTTAAGAATGTCAAAAGTCTATTCCCTTTTATTGAAAAACCAACACCACTACAAGAGTATGCATTATCCTGTCAATTATCTGATAAGAACCCTGAATTGTTTATTATGGAAGATGTGACAGGCGCAGGAAAAACCGAAGCATCAATGATTTTAGCAAACAGATTAATGTCAGCCCAAAAAGCACAAGGGATTTATATTGGTCTACCAACTATGGCAACGGCTAATGCCATTTATCAACGCACAGCAAATGTCTACGAAAAATTATATCAAGCAGGCAGTCATCCATCATTAGTGTTGGCACACGGCGCTAGCTATATGAATTCAAATTTTACACAATCCATTTTAAAGAAAGATCACATCAGCCAACAAAAATATTCTAAAGGTGAACAATCTGTCAGTGCTGAATGTAACGAATGGTTTGTTGATACTCGTAAAAAAGCCTTATTAGCTGAAGTTGGCGTAGGTACACTAGATCAGGTTTTAATGGCTGTTATGCCATTTAAACATCAATCATTGCGTTTATTAGGTTTACAACATAAATTACTTATATTAGATGAAGTTCATGCTTATGACAGCTACATGGTAAAACTACTAGAAGCATTACTTCATTATCACGCCACACAAGGCGGAAGCGCCATTATTCTAACTGCCACATTACCTATTTTTTTACGTGAAAAGTTACTTAATGCATTTAATAATGGCTTAATAAATAAGCAGCAAACATTATCTTTAAATCAGTCATTACCGTTTCCGCTTATAACGAGACTTAATTATCATGGTCTGACTGAACAACCAATAGATACCCGAGAAGAAGTAAAACGTCAGGTTGAAATAGCATGGATTGCCGATATTGAAACTGGTATAAGTAAAATTGAACAATCAATAAAACAAGGTAAAATTATTTGTTGGATTAAAAATAGTGTAATTGATGCCATTGACTTATATCAGCAACTACAACTTACCTTAAATATAGACACTGATCATATTTTACTTTTTCATAGTCGATTTGCTTTTTGTGATCGGTTACAAATTGAAGAAAAAGCCTTAACATGGGCAGGAAAATCCTCAAATAGTGAAATTCGCCAAGCAAAGGTGATCATTGCAACTCAAGTCATAGAACAATCTTTAGATCTTGATTTTGACGAAATGATAAGTGACATAGCCCCTATCGATCTATTGATACAACGTGCTGGACGTTTACAACGGCATGTGCGAGATAAAAATGGTAATATCAAACCGTATAATAAAGAGAATCAACCAAAAGATGAGCGAGCCCCACCAGTTCTTACTGTGTTTGCGCCACCTTGGCATGATGAACCACAAAAAGATTGGCTGGATAATCCTGCTTTTCGCAATACCAGTTATGTATACCCTAATCACGCGTATTTATGGTTTACTCAAAAAATCCTACTCAAGCAAACATATATCAAAATGCCCCAAGAGGCACGTTTATTGATTGATTCTGTTTATACCGAACATATTGAGCTTCCTTCAGGATTATCAGAAGTTTACTATAAGGAAAAAGGAAAGTCGCTTAGTCAATCCTCTATTGCCAAACAAAGTGTACTAAACATTAACAATGGTTATAGACGAGACATCTATAGCTATTGGGATAAGAATGTTGAATTATCTACCCGATTATCTAAAGATAATATCGATCTGTATTTAGCTTATAATGAAGAAGAAGAAATAATCCCTTACAGTGTTAATAATGAATATGCATGGGAACAAAGCCGAGTTTCAATCAGCCTATCAAAATGGCAAAGAATAAAAAATACCATTCCACAACTTGATCCAATAAGTTTAGAAAAAATTAGGCAACAACTGCATAGACCACAAGCAATCATCGTTCTACTAGAAAAAGGAAAATCTTCATCCTTTTACTCAAAATTATTAGGTTTTTATGCTAATTGA
- a CDS encoding ClbS/DfsB family four-helix bundle protein, producing MAYASKQQLLDEINKTAKLFINEFTDLLESEKDLLIDGVDRTPAQMIAYQLGWLKLVKSWDDDELAGKTPELPAPEYKWNRLGSLYQTFYDTYQGLSLSELIQSFKQQITIWNNWIESLSDDTLFIKDVRNWTKPYPESWTVARFIHINSVAPFKSFRSKIRKWKKLNNPV from the coding sequence ATGGCTTATGCAAGTAAACAACAGTTATTGGATGAAATAAACAAAACTGCCAAGCTGTTTATTAATGAATTTACTGATTTATTAGAATCTGAAAAAGATCTTTTAATTGACGGTGTTGATCGTACCCCAGCCCAAATGATTGCTTATCAGTTAGGCTGGTTAAAATTAGTTAAATCTTGGGATGATGACGAACTAGCAGGAAAAACGCCCGAGTTACCTGCACCTGAGTATAAATGGAATCGTTTAGGTAGTTTGTATCAAACATTCTATGATACGTATCAAGGTCTATCTCTATCAGAATTAATCCAATCATTTAAACAACAAATTACGATTTGGAACAATTGGATTGAGTCTTTAAGTGATGATACCTTATTTATTAAAGATGTTCGAAATTGGACTAAACCTTATCCTGAATCTTGGACAGTCGCTCGTTTTATTCACATCAATTCTGTTGCGCCATTTAAATCGTTTAGATCGAAAATCAGAAAGTGGAAAAAACTCAACAATCCAGTTTAA
- a CDS encoding chorismate mutase, with the protein MEYNSKRSPKQCYDMNDIRTEIDKIDHTVIKLFATRFEYVKAASKFKKNANDVQAKARFDSMLEQRKIWANELGLNGDVIKELYANLVRYFIDEELKQFNNKEK; encoded by the coding sequence ATGGAATATAACTCTAAGCGATCGCCTAAACAATGCTATGATATGAATGATATTCGTACTGAGATCGATAAAATTGATCATACTGTTATTAAGCTATTTGCTACTCGTTTTGAGTATGTCAAAGCGGCCAGTAAATTTAAGAAAAATGCTAATGATGTACAAGCAAAAGCCCGTTTTGACAGTATGCTTGAACAACGAAAGATTTGGGCAAATGAGTTAGGGCTAAATGGTGATGTAATTAAAGAGTTATATGCTAATTTGGTTCGTTATTTTATTGATGAAGAATTAAAACAATTTAATAATAAAGAAAAATAA
- a CDS encoding primase-helicase zinc-binding domain-containing protein, producing MKINEITAEAVGKWQSIFSSLGIEVGNGKHCPCPVCGGKDRFRFDNKNGRGTYICNQCGSGDGLELIKNYYHCDSKKASSKVAECLNLNNHKATSSDLKSDLQSKTIFKKVEYLLSKAILGQSDYLTEKGLTFDLTLLDDGRIFVPLININSEYTGGQFIEPNGNKRLMRGSNKKGAFIWVSPNLGKPDEVKKELLTATEIIICEGLATGISIAEFRHRSMVISAIDAGNLIHVANAIREVNTTVNIIIAGDNDIGNHKNTGKEKAIEAAKAVNGYYTIPDTDYKCDWDDYRQQFGLQKTSALFDKNLSKINVQTLTNTNNQNLKKLETQNMNLSQMASNQRAELLNQYYDNNLAINLTTDEIYYYQANAWQPISDKVLMRTLADLFNQSGEPFNPMRISSAVETLRLSLPAMGSSQKDLICFKNGVYELKTQTFRPHNKQDWLLVSNDIDYYPAKENESFETHAPNFAKWLKRASGNQDKAKNILAALYMILANRHDWQLFLEVTGAGGSGKSVFAEISTMLSGKNNTVIGTMDALEKARDRALIVGYSLVILPDQPRYMGSGAGLKAITGGDEVTIDPKHKQPYSCKIPAVVLVINNEAMRFNERNGGISRRRVIFHFGEVIPEKERDLNLVSKIEQELPSIVRLLLNEFTSPAEAKERLHQQQQSDEATAIKRESDHLVDFCSYLDVLDHPDGMLMGNLGIIPFNPKKYLYHAYIEYVRNTGLNNPLSLSGFGLSLNYAIKENRKAYIKKRTNIGVKTNLEINPDMCKDWLPKAEDPN from the coding sequence ATGAAAATAAACGAAATTACAGCCGAAGCGGTGGGTAAATGGCAATCAATCTTTAGTTCATTAGGCATTGAGGTGGGTAATGGAAAGCATTGTCCTTGCCCTGTCTGCGGTGGTAAAGATAGATTTAGGTTTGATAATAAAAATGGGCGCGGTACTTATATCTGCAATCAATGCGGTAGCGGTGACGGCTTAGAACTTATCAAAAACTATTATCATTGTGATTCTAAAAAAGCTAGTAGTAAGGTAGCTGAATGCTTAAATTTAAATAATCATAAAGCCACAAGCTCGGATTTGAAATCCGACCTACAGAGTAAGACCATATTTAAAAAGGTTGAATATTTACTATCTAAAGCAATATTAGGGCAGTCGGATTACCTCACTGAAAAAGGGTTAACGTTCGATTTAACCTTGCTAGATGATGGGCGTATCTTTGTACCTTTGATTAATATCAACAGTGAATATACAGGCGGTCAATTTATCGAGCCAAACGGAAATAAGCGCTTAATGAGAGGCTCAAATAAGAAAGGTGCTTTTATATGGGTTAGCCCAAATTTGGGCAAGCCTGACGAGGTAAAAAAAGAATTACTCACAGCTACCGAGATTATTATTTGCGAGGGATTAGCCACAGGTATATCGATAGCGGAATTCCGCCATCGGTCAATGGTGATATCTGCTATTGATGCAGGCAACCTTATTCATGTGGCTAACGCTATTCGTGAGGTTAATACTACCGTAAATATTATTATTGCGGGTGATAATGATATAGGTAATCATAAAAACACAGGTAAAGAAAAAGCGATAGAAGCGGCTAAAGCGGTAAATGGTTATTACACAATCCCTGACACTGATTATAAATGTGATTGGGATGATTATAGACAACAATTCGGACTTCAGAAAACTTCAGCTTTATTCGATAAAAACTTATCAAAAATTAACGTTCAAACCTTAACAAATACGAACAACCAAAACTTGAAAAAACTTGAAACCCAAAACATGAATTTATCGCAAATGGCATCAAATCAGCGCGCCGAACTGCTTAATCAATATTATGATAATAACCTTGCTATTAATCTTACTACCGATGAAATTTATTACTATCAAGCTAATGCATGGCAACCCATTAGCGATAAAGTTTTGATGCGAACATTAGCCGATTTATTTAATCAATCAGGTGAGCCATTTAACCCTATGCGCATAAGTTCTGCGGTTGAAACCCTCAGACTATCTTTACCTGCAATGGGAAGCTCTCAAAAGGATTTAATTTGTTTTAAAAATGGTGTTTATGAGCTGAAGACACAAACTTTCAGACCACACAATAAGCAAGATTGGTTATTGGTAAGTAATGATATTGATTATTACCCTGCCAAAGAAAATGAATCTTTCGAAACTCACGCACCGAACTTTGCTAAATGGCTAAAAAGAGCATCAGGCAATCAAGATAAGGCTAAAAATATCTTAGCTGCGCTATATATGATATTGGCTAATCGTCATGACTGGCAATTATTCTTAGAGGTTACAGGCGCAGGCGGTAGCGGTAAAAGTGTTTTTGCTGAAATTTCGACGATGTTATCAGGTAAAAACAATACTGTAATAGGCACTATGGACGCATTAGAAAAGGCAAGGGACAGAGCCTTAATCGTGGGTTACTCATTAGTCATATTACCAGACCAACCGCGATATATGGGCAGTGGTGCAGGATTAAAAGCGATTACTGGCGGTGATGAAGTCACAATAGACCCAAAACACAAGCAACCCTATTCTTGTAAAATCCCTGCGGTAGTCTTGGTTATCAATAACGAGGCAATGAGATTTAATGAGCGTAACGGCGGTATATCACGGCGTCGGGTTATCTTTCACTTTGGCGAGGTTATCCCTGAAAAAGAGCGAGATTTAAACTTGGTTAGCAAAATAGAGCAAGAGCTACCCTCAATTGTGAGGTTGCTATTAAATGAGTTTACCAGTCCAGCAGAAGCCAAAGAAAGACTACACCAGCAACAACAATCAGACGAAGCGACGGCGATTAAACGCGAATCTGACCACTTGGTAGATTTTTGTAGTTATCTTGATGTGCTGGATCATCCCGATGGTATGCTTATGGGTAATTTAGGCATAATACCATTTAACCCTAAAAAATATTTATATCATGCTTATATTGAGTATGTGCGAAATACAGGGCTTAATAATCCATTGTCCTTGAGTGGGTTCGGTTTATCATTAAATTACGCCATAAAAGAAAATAGAAAGGCGTACATTAAAAAACGAACTAATATAGGGGTAAAAACTAATTTAGAAATAAACCCAGATATGTGTAAAGATTGGCTACCTAAAGCCGAAGATCCTAACTAG
- a CDS encoding host cell division inhibitor Icd-like protein, producing the protein MAIIRTKIKNRLHEFQNLGYINLALAKSSVRIGTLFILLATHDALSVFFCVNAYARLFIKSFSMVALVGHPKGWLASSRASSSNPANVTANEIGTSSGDYLNNYLLEAVIMTTTPTPIVSTQKLFKFYDLSTAQVIQTTATTERQARKNLGKQSLIFIARIRITPIIERVRTWGGYSHE; encoded by the coding sequence GTGGCAATAATTCGCACGAAAATAAAAAATCGCTTGCATGAATTTCAGAATTTGGGCTATATTAATCTTGCACTAGCAAAATCTAGTGTCAGGATTGGAACCCTGTTTATCCTACTGGCGACACATGACGCCCTAAGCGTCTTTTTTTGTGTCAATGCTTACGCACGCCTATTTATCAAATCTTTTTCTATGGTGGCGTTAGTGGGGCATCCGAAAGGATGGCTAGCATCCAGTAGAGCTAGTAGTTCCAACCCTGCTAACGTCACCGCCAACGAGATTGGAACCTCTAGCGGTGATTATCTTAATAATTATCTACTGGAGGCTGTCATTATGACTACTACCCCTACCCCTATTGTATCCACACAAAAACTATTTAAATTTTACGACCTTTCAACCGCTCAAGTTATCCAAACTACAGCAACAACCGAACGACAAGCACGTAAAAATTTAGGCAAGCAATCTCTTATCTTTATCGCCAGAATTCGAATAACGCCAATCATTGAACGAGTCAGAACTTGGGGAGGTTACAGTCATGAATAA
- a CDS encoding Rha family transcriptional regulator, whose protein sequence is MTNLIIKNNDIELTQSKEPRIDSRLVAEEMGITHKSLMNLIRSNKNDLKEFGSLPFQKASRKRGVGGVTITYVLLNENQFDLISRIARGKNHKQIIDFKVRVTKAFANSREREKVKREYLPFYHQSRYALSMMKDVKPYHYINLAKAENRFTGLYSGERQTANEQQLGALIILQQIESAVFNEIDNPTEAIREVGRRINALSDLIASNKNIKNLRTR, encoded by the coding sequence ATGACAAATCTAATTATTAAAAATAACGACATTGAATTGACGCAATCCAAAGAGCCGCGAATTGATAGCCGTCTAGTGGCTGAAGAAATGGGAATTACTCATAAAAGTTTAATGAATTTGATTCGTTCGAATAAGAATGATTTAAAGGAATTTGGCTCACTGCCTTTTCAAAAGGCATCGAGAAAAAGAGGCGTTGGAGGTGTAACAATTACTTATGTGCTACTCAATGAGAATCAATTCGATTTAATTAGTCGAATTGCAAGAGGTAAAAATCATAAACAAATTATTGATTTTAAAGTGCGAGTAACTAAAGCCTTTGCTAATAGCCGAGAACGCGAAAAAGTAAAACGCGAATACTTACCTTTCTATCATCAGAGCCGTTACGCTTTATCAATGATGAAAGATGTTAAACCATACCATTATATTAATCTCGCCAAAGCTGAAAACAGATTTACAGGGTTATACTCAGGAGAGAGACAAACCGCTAACGAACAACAATTAGGAGCGCTAATTATCTTACAACAAATCGAATCAGCGGTATTTAATGAAATAGATAACCCTACCGAAGCGATAAGGGAGGTTGGACGAAGAATTAATGCATTGTCTGATTTAATCGCCTCTAATAAAAATATAAAGAATTTAAGGACACGTTAG
- a CDS encoding helix-turn-helix transcriptional regulator, whose translation MTNTILSKKEVKKLLHFKSDTSLYTLEQRDKTFPQKIRIGLRRVGYRADEIHSWLESRRVERREVA comes from the coding sequence ATGACAAATACAATTTTATCAAAGAAAGAAGTTAAAAAATTACTACACTTCAAATCTGACACTAGCCTCTATACGTTGGAACAGAGAGACAAAACATTCCCACAAAAGATAAGAATTGGTTTGCGTCGAGTCGGGTATCGTGCTGATGAAATTCACTCTTGGCTTGAATCTCGCAGAGTAGAACGCCGTGAGGTGGCTTAA
- a CDS encoding phage baseplate protein — translation MTFQSILNKSATNTGLIITEAGTFSLDINTVEQHTSKLRVTENPIENGANIADHAVLDPKEVTVNGIVVSYETKQNSITDSITASIDKLLGVDGSEYPLPMKIRPITEQAEKQLRRYYESRNQTIEKTVNNVVADFLPDYQSPLLNNLSSDRISDAHEKLLAIQRSGTPVTLQTNTRQYKNMVITSVGLTQKQNTSGEFTITFREVFIVETQTVNGFKMHKPKVRNLGRVQPQEVTGEAKRAILERLFGKKPFFG, via the coding sequence ATGACCTTTCAATCTATATTAAATAAATCAGCGACAAATACAGGTTTAATTATTACAGAGGCTGGTACGTTCAGCCTAGATATTAACACCGTAGAGCAGCACACATCAAAATTACGAGTAACAGAAAATCCGATAGAGAACGGGGCGAATATTGCTGACCATGCGGTTTTAGACCCTAAAGAAGTCACCGTTAACGGAATTGTTGTTAGTTATGAAACCAAGCAGAATTCAATAACGGATTCAATAACGGCTTCAATTGATAAACTGCTCGGAGTTGATGGTTCTGAATATCCGTTACCAATGAAAATCAGACCTATAACGGAGCAGGCAGAGAAACAGCTCAGGCGGTATTATGAATCGCGTAATCAGACCATCGAAAAAACAGTTAATAATGTCGTTGCTGATTTTCTCCCCGATTATCAATCGCCACTACTCAATAATCTATCATCAGACCGTATCAGTGATGCCCATGAAAAACTGCTAGCAATACAACGTAGCGGCACGCCTGTAACATTACAAACAAATACTCGGCAATATAAAAATATGGTGATAACGTCAGTCGGACTGACTCAAAAACAAAATACATCAGGTGAGTTCACCATAACTTTTCGTGAGGTATTTATCGTCGAAACCCAAACGGTTAACGGTTTTAAAATGCATAAACCGAAAGTTAGAAACTTGGGCAGAGTCCAGCCGCAGGAGGTTACGGGCGAAGCTAAACGCGCGATTCTTGAAAGATTATTTGGTAAAAAGCCATTTTTTGGATAG
- a CDS encoding phage baseplate plug family protein, with protein MHTIQITSDDVSEQSLSLYNMNLKLTLRYNSILRGYQFDLFDIDKNKFITKNRELSVGAPSLIECNLPFVLILVDKSGRGVNAKSKEDFNSRMQIVIMEKGEWRASLKRKE; from the coding sequence ATGCATACTATACAAATAACATCAGATGACGTATCAGAGCAGTCATTATCACTATACAATATGAATCTAAAATTGACGTTGCGCTATAACTCTATTTTGCGAGGCTATCAATTTGATTTATTCGATATTGATAAAAATAAATTTATTACGAAAAATAGAGAGTTATCGGTTGGTGCTCCATCGCTCATTGAGTGTAATTTACCGTTTGTACTGATACTGGTTGATAAATCTGGGCGCGGAGTTAACGCGAAATCTAAAGAGGATTTCAACAGTAGAATGCAAATTGTGATAATGGAAAAAGGGGAGTGGCGTGCGTCACTTAAACGCAAAGAGTAG